One Pseudomonas abieticivorans genomic region harbors:
- the mgrA gene encoding L-glyceraldehyde 3-phosphate reductase produces MTYIAAENRYESIPYRRVGRSGLVLPALSLGLWHNFGDSTPIDTQRALLRTAFDLGINHFDLANNYGPPYGSAEINFGRLLREDFKHYRDELIISSKAGWDMWPGPYGQGGGSRKYVLASLDQSLQRLGLDYVDIFYSHRFDPDTPLEETASALATAVQQGKALYIGISSYSGVKTREMAKLLQEWKVPLLIHQPAYNLLNRWVEKDLLDVTDELGAGVIAFTPLAQGLLTDKYLNGVPKDARVNKPGGGSLLQSHLSESNLAHIRALNEIAQRRGQSLAQLALAWTLRDPRVTSALIGASKPEQIIENVGALKNLSFTAEELAQIDRFAVEGGINLWEKPSTAE; encoded by the coding sequence ATGACTTACATTGCTGCCGAAAATCGCTACGAGTCTATTCCCTACCGCCGCGTAGGCCGCAGCGGCCTGGTCTTGCCAGCGCTGTCGCTGGGCCTGTGGCACAACTTTGGTGACAGCACACCCATCGATACCCAGCGCGCCTTGCTGCGCACTGCCTTCGACCTGGGCATCAACCACTTCGACCTGGCCAACAACTACGGCCCGCCCTACGGCAGTGCCGAGATCAACTTCGGCCGCCTGCTGCGCGAAGACTTCAAGCACTACCGCGACGAGTTGATCATCTCCAGCAAAGCCGGCTGGGACATGTGGCCTGGCCCGTACGGGCAAGGTGGCGGTTCGCGCAAATACGTGCTGGCCAGCCTGGACCAGAGCCTGCAACGGCTGGGCCTGGACTATGTCGACATTTTCTATTCGCACCGCTTCGACCCCGACACCCCGCTGGAAGAAACCGCCAGCGCCCTGGCCACTGCAGTACAGCAGGGCAAGGCGCTGTACATCGGCATCTCGTCCTACTCGGGGGTTAAAACCCGCGAGATGGCCAAGCTGCTGCAGGAATGGAAAGTGCCGTTGCTGATCCACCAACCGGCCTACAACCTGCTCAACCGCTGGGTGGAAAAAGACCTGCTCGACGTCACCGATGAACTGGGTGCCGGCGTGATCGCCTTCACCCCGTTGGCCCAGGGCCTGCTGACCGACAAGTACCTCAACGGCGTGCCCAAGGATGCGCGGGTGAACAAGCCGGGCGGTGGTTCGCTGCTGCAGTCGCACCTGTCCGAAAGCAACCTGGCGCACATCCGCGCCCTCAACGAGATCGCCCAACGGCGCGGCCAGAGCCTGGCGCAACTGGCCCTGGCCTGGACCCTGCGCGACCCGCGCGTGACCTCGGCACTGATCGGCGCCAGCAAGCCCGAGCAGATCATCGAGAACGTTGGGGCGCTGAAAAACCTTTCGTTTACTGCCGAAGAACTGGCGCAGATCGACCGCTTCGCCGTCGAAGGCGGCATCAACCTGTGGGAAAAGCCCTCCACGGCCGAGTAA
- a CDS encoding LLM class flavin-dependent oxidoreductase — MSQAPRQLKLGAFLMATGHHVAAWRHPDVPADAGLDFAHYKHLAQVAEAARFDTLFIADSVAAATGDIASRMARSDHFEPLTLLSALSAVTERIGLISTVTTSYNEPYHVARKFASLDHLSAGRAGWNLVTSDAAAEALNFGREQHIGHAERYSRAREFHEVVTGLWDSWQDDAFTRDKASGQYYDPARLHVLNHKGEHFQVKGPLNVARSPQGRPVIVQAGASQTGRDLAAQTAEVVFTAQTSLANAQAFYADIKGRLAEYGRDEDSLKIMPGVFVVVGATEALAREKFESFQALVEPEVGVALLGRMLGNFDLSGYPLDGPLPELPLTDSGQQSRQKLLTELAGRENLSLAELGRKIAGGRGHYSLIGTPSQIADQLQEWFEQGAADGFNVLVPHLPGGLEDFADHVVPELQRRGLFRTEYEGKTLRENLGLKKPINQFATHV, encoded by the coding sequence ATGAGCCAGGCACCACGACAGCTGAAACTGGGCGCGTTTCTGATGGCCACCGGGCACCACGTGGCGGCCTGGCGGCACCCTGATGTCCCGGCCGATGCCGGCCTTGATTTCGCCCACTACAAGCACCTGGCGCAGGTGGCCGAGGCGGCGCGTTTCGACACGTTGTTTATCGCTGACAGCGTGGCGGCGGCCACCGGTGACATCGCCAGCCGCATGGCCCGCTCCGACCATTTCGAGCCGTTGACGCTGCTCTCGGCGCTGAGTGCGGTCACCGAGCGCATCGGCTTGATCAGCACGGTAACCACCAGCTACAACGAGCCCTACCACGTAGCGCGCAAGTTCGCCTCGCTTGATCACCTGTCCGCTGGCCGCGCGGGTTGGAACCTGGTCACCAGTGACGCTGCGGCCGAGGCCCTGAATTTCGGCCGCGAGCAACACATCGGCCACGCCGAGCGCTACAGCCGGGCGCGGGAGTTCCATGAAGTGGTCACCGGTTTGTGGGACAGCTGGCAGGACGATGCGTTTACGCGTGACAAGGCCAGCGGCCAATACTACGACCCGGCCCGCCTGCATGTGCTCAATCACAAGGGCGAGCACTTTCAGGTCAAGGGCCCGCTGAACGTCGCACGCTCGCCCCAGGGTCGGCCGGTGATCGTGCAGGCGGGCGCCTCGCAAACCGGTCGCGACCTGGCCGCGCAAACCGCTGAAGTGGTCTTTACTGCGCAAACCTCGTTGGCCAATGCCCAGGCGTTCTACGCAGACATCAAAGGCCGGCTGGCGGAGTATGGGCGCGACGAGGATTCGTTGAAAATCATGCCTGGGGTGTTCGTGGTCGTCGGTGCAACCGAAGCCTTGGCGCGGGAAAAATTCGAGTCATTCCAAGCGTTGGTCGAACCCGAAGTGGGCGTCGCGCTGCTAGGGCGTATGCTCGGTAACTTCGATCTGTCCGGCTACCCGCTGGACGGGCCGTTGCCAGAGCTGCCATTGACCGACAGTGGCCAGCAGAGCCGGCAGAAGCTGCTGACCGAACTGGCCGGGCGCGAGAACTTGAGCCTGGCCGAATTGGGTCGCAAAATCGCCGGTGGGCGCGGGCATTACAGCCTGATCGGAACCCCTTCGCAGATTGCCGATCAGTTGCAGGAGTGGTTTGAGCAGGGTGCGGCCGATGGCTTCAACGTGCTGGTGCCGCATTTGCCCGGTGGCCTGGAGGATTTCGCAGACCACGTGGTACCCGAGCTGCAACGCCGCGGGCTGTTTCGCACCGAGTACGAAGGCAAGACCTTGCGCGAGAACCTGGGCCTTAAAAAGCCCATCAATCAATTCGCCACTCACGTGTAG
- the dsbD gene encoding protein-disulfide reductase DsbD has protein sequence MKLFALWAMLLFSTLAQAAFPLAVEPRFLPADRAFSLSHETLASGEQRLHWDIAPGYYLYKNRLLFGELPADQHPALPEGIAHHDEFFGEQPVYRDSLELTLPATARGQVKLSWQGCADAGLCYPPQTQVIDLGGAAVAPQASDQALASGLQGRTLGLSLLVFFGLGLLLAFTPCSLPMLPILAGVVVGSGASTRRSVLLASSYVVSMALVYAGMGVVAALLGANLQATLQQPLVLGAFAALFVLLALPMFGLFELQLPSALRDRLQQAGSRQRGGSLLGAGVLGLFSGVLVGPCMTAPLAGALLYIAQSGDALKGALVLFAMGLGMGLPLVALVTVGQRLLPKPGAWMNLVKGVFGLLFLGTALLVVRPVLDPATWLLLAALLTLGAATASAIKVSHRLVGTTAATMLGLWGVLMLVGAAGGSDDPLQPLKVYTGQAAATSTNNPPVAQVDQPQALQAELDAAQAAGQWVLLDYTADWCVNCKVMEKNIFQHPQTQAALAQVRRLKVDVTHDTPASRALLDRYQVVGPPTLIWLGPNGEERRAQRITGLVDRATFLANWNTTKDQG, from the coding sequence ATGAAACTATTCGCCCTATGGGCCATGCTGCTGTTTTCCACCCTCGCCCAGGCGGCGTTCCCACTGGCGGTGGAGCCCAGGTTCCTGCCCGCCGACCGCGCCTTCAGCCTGAGCCATGAAACCCTGGCCAGTGGCGAGCAGCGCTTGCACTGGGACATTGCCCCCGGTTACTACCTGTACAAAAACCGCCTGCTGTTCGGCGAGCTGCCGGCCGACCAACATCCCGCGCTGCCCGAAGGCATCGCGCACCATGACGAATTCTTTGGCGAGCAGCCAGTGTATCGCGACAGCCTGGAACTGACCCTGCCGGCAACCGCGAGGGGCCAGGTGAAACTGAGTTGGCAAGGCTGCGCCGACGCTGGCCTGTGCTACCCGCCGCAAACCCAGGTCATTGACCTGGGCGGCGCTGCCGTTGCCCCCCAAGCCAGCGACCAAGCGTTGGCCAGCGGGCTGCAGGGCCGGACGCTGGGCTTGAGCTTGCTGGTGTTTTTTGGCCTGGGCCTGCTGCTGGCCTTTACCCCTTGTTCACTGCCCATGTTGCCGATATTGGCCGGCGTGGTGGTGGGCAGCGGCGCCAGTACCCGGCGCAGCGTGTTGCTGGCAAGCAGTTACGTGGTCAGCATGGCCCTGGTGTACGCCGGCATGGGCGTGGTGGCGGCGCTGTTGGGCGCCAACCTGCAGGCGACACTGCAACAACCCTTGGTGCTGGGGGCCTTCGCCGCGCTGTTCGTACTGCTGGCACTGCCGATGTTCGGCCTGTTCGAGTTGCAACTGCCCAGCGCTCTGCGCGACCGCCTGCAACAGGCCGGGAGCCGGCAACGCGGCGGCAGCCTGCTGGGCGCAGGCGTGCTCGGGTTGTTTTCCGGTGTGCTGGTAGGCCCCTGCATGACCGCGCCACTGGCCGGCGCCCTGCTCTACATCGCGCAGAGCGGTGATGCGCTGAAGGGTGCACTGGTGCTGTTCGCCATGGGCCTGGGCATGGGCTTGCCCCTGGTGGCGCTGGTGACGGTCGGCCAACGCCTGTTGCCCAAGCCCGGTGCCTGGATGAACCTGGTCAAGGGTGTGTTCGGCTTGCTGTTTCTCGGCACGGCCCTGCTGGTCGTGCGCCCGGTGCTCGACCCCGCGACCTGGTTGCTACTGGCTGCCCTGCTGACGCTGGGCGCGGCCACGGCATCGGCGATTAAAGTCAGCCATCGCCTGGTCGGCACCACGGCCGCGACAATGCTCGGCCTTTGGGGTGTGCTGATGCTGGTCGGCGCCGCCGGCGGCTCGGATGACCCGTTGCAACCCCTCAAGGTCTATACCGGCCAGGCGGCTGCGACTTCGACGAACAACCCACCTGTCGCTCAGGTCGACCAACCCCAGGCGCTGCAGGCAGAACTGGACGCCGCCCAAGCGGCCGGCCAGTGGGTGCTGCTGGACTACACCGCCGACTGGTGCGTGAACTGCAAGGTCATGGAAAAAAACATCTTCCAGCACCCGCAGACCCAAGCCGCGCTTGCTCAGGTACGCCGCCTGAAAGTCGACGTCACCCACGATACCCCCGCCAGCCGCGCCCTGCTGGACCGCTACCAAGTGGTCGGCCCACCCACCCTCATCTGGCTAGGCCCTAACGGTGAAGAACGTCGCGCCCAACGCATCACCGGGCTGGTCGACCGCGCCACTTTCCTGGCCAACTGGAACACTACCAAGGATCAAGGTTGA
- a CDS encoding HipA domain-containing protein: protein MEVWTNEAWVGTLSEQNGLWRLSYSAQWLASPDHYPIAPSLPLQKEPIIDGSSVRPVQWYFDNLLPEEGQRILIAKAARVTVEDAFGLLACFGAESAGSLTLLSPGQGQAPGSLEPLTDEELSRRIREMPHVPLAEQAQKRMSLAGAQHKVAIVLKDGELWEPTGSMPSTHILKPDHPSEEYAHSVINEWFVMTLARRVGLNVPPVVRRYVPEPVYLIERFDRRFAQTHWERLHSIDACQLLQLDRAFKYSAGSIPKLNEIVQLCTMRLATTQALYRWVLFNVLIGNTDAHLKNLSFLMTGDDVELAPFYDLLSTAVYETATFDKQRWPSQVEMAWPIQGTSRMVDQTAARLIEAGQVMGLSQATATRQLAAMGKAIKEQAEQLLTEVEQGNGKLLEQRPELAATFAGEMRCLRAIVYVIIRDMCAQAL, encoded by the coding sequence TTGGAGGTCTGGACCAATGAAGCTTGGGTTGGCACGCTGTCCGAGCAAAACGGTTTGTGGCGCCTTTCGTACAGCGCCCAATGGCTTGCCTCACCGGATCATTACCCAATAGCACCGAGCCTGCCCTTGCAGAAAGAGCCGATTATCGACGGCAGCTCCGTACGCCCTGTGCAGTGGTACTTTGATAATCTTTTGCCCGAAGAGGGCCAACGTATCCTGATCGCCAAGGCTGCGCGGGTAACGGTCGAGGATGCCTTTGGTTTGCTGGCCTGTTTTGGGGCCGAGTCGGCGGGCTCTCTCACCCTTTTGTCACCTGGGCAGGGGCAGGCGCCTGGCAGTCTTGAGCCATTGACGGACGAGGAGCTTTCGAGGCGTATCCGGGAAATGCCGCACGTGCCTTTGGCCGAGCAGGCACAAAAGCGCATGTCGCTGGCCGGTGCCCAGCACAAGGTGGCGATCGTATTGAAGGATGGTGAGTTGTGGGAGCCCACCGGCAGCATGCCCTCCACGCACATTCTGAAGCCTGACCACCCGTCTGAAGAGTATGCCCATTCGGTGATCAACGAGTGGTTTGTTATGACCCTTGCAAGACGGGTAGGTCTTAACGTGCCACCTGTCGTCCGGCGGTATGTTCCGGAGCCGGTCTATTTAATCGAGCGCTTTGATCGTCGTTTTGCGCAAACGCACTGGGAGCGTTTGCACAGCATTGATGCCTGCCAGTTATTGCAGTTGGACCGTGCCTTCAAATACTCCGCTGGCAGCATCCCGAAACTGAATGAAATCGTCCAGCTCTGCACCATGCGCCTTGCAACCACCCAGGCACTTTACCGTTGGGTATTGTTCAACGTACTGATCGGTAATACCGATGCGCATTTGAAAAACCTGAGTTTTTTGATGACGGGCGATGATGTCGAGTTGGCGCCCTTTTACGACTTATTGAGTACTGCCGTTTACGAGACGGCCACGTTTGACAAGCAACGCTGGCCAAGCCAAGTGGAGATGGCCTGGCCCATTCAAGGCACATCCCGAATGGTCGATCAGACGGCCGCTCGTCTTATCGAGGCGGGGCAAGTCATGGGGCTATCGCAGGCCACGGCAACGCGTCAGCTCGCGGCTATGGGTAAAGCGATAAAAGAGCAAGCCGAGCAGCTTCTGACCGAGGTTGAGCAAGGGAACGGGAAGTTGCTTGAGCAGCGTCCTGAACTGGCCGCGACCTTTGCAGGCGAAATGCGGTGCTTGCGTGCAATCGTCTACGTCATCATTCGAGATATGTGTGCCCAGGCGCTGTAG
- the tauC gene encoding taurine ABC transporter permease TauC → MSSYELPAAAEARPKVIIPLKRSLSTRWISALTLATLVLIWWGVTAAGLIEPLFLPPPSAVLEKGWLLATKGYMESTLWQHLGASLSRIGLALGFAILTAIPVGIAIGHNRIARGILDPLIEFYRPIPPLAYLPLIVIWCGIGELSKVLLIYLAIFAPIAIATATGVRTVDPAKLRAAKSLGATRAQLIRHVILPSALPDILTGVRIGLGVGWSTLVAAELIAATSGLGFMVQSAAQFLVTDVVVLGILVIALIAFAMEMGLRALQRKLVPWHGQAH, encoded by the coding sequence ATGAGCAGCTACGAACTACCCGCCGCGGCCGAAGCTCGGCCTAAAGTGATCATCCCGCTCAAGCGCAGCCTGAGCACCCGCTGGATCAGCGCGCTGACCCTGGCCACCCTCGTGCTTATCTGGTGGGGCGTGACCGCTGCAGGCCTGATCGAGCCGTTGTTCTTGCCACCGCCCTCGGCGGTGCTGGAAAAAGGCTGGCTGCTGGCGACCAAGGGCTACATGGAATCGACCTTGTGGCAGCACTTGGGCGCAAGCCTCAGCCGTATCGGCCTGGCGTTGGGTTTCGCCATCCTCACGGCAATCCCGGTAGGTATCGCCATCGGCCACAACCGCATCGCCCGCGGCATCCTCGACCCATTGATCGAGTTCTACCGGCCAATCCCACCGCTGGCGTACCTGCCGCTGATCGTGATCTGGTGCGGCATTGGCGAGCTGTCCAAGGTACTGCTGATCTACCTGGCGATCTTTGCCCCGATCGCCATCGCCACCGCCACCGGCGTGCGCACCGTCGACCCGGCCAAATTGCGCGCCGCGAAGTCACTGGGCGCAACCCGTGCGCAACTAATCCGCCACGTAATTTTGCCCAGCGCCCTGCCCGACATCCTCACCGGCGTGCGCATCGGCCTGGGCGTGGGTTGGTCGACCCTGGTAGCCGCCGAACTGATCGCCGCCACTAGCGGTTTGGGTTTCATGGTGCAATCGGCGGCGCAGTTTTTGGTCACCGACGTGGTGGTGCTGGGCATCCTAGTCATCGCCCTGATCGCCTTCGCCATGGAAATGGGCCTGCGCGCCCTGCAACGCAAACTGGTGCCGTGGCACGGCCAGGCCCATTGA
- a CDS encoding helix-turn-helix domain-containing protein — protein MLLPVKTADSLGLIMRASRKAMSIRQDDAAGMIGISENFLSKVERGGEAVQWGKVFQALEALGLKLSVEVPDSVAQQTLLNMAKYDATKLTAKPAGPRF, from the coding sequence ATGTTGCTTCCAGTAAAAACCGCAGATTCACTGGGTTTGATCATGCGAGCCAGCCGCAAAGCCATGTCAATTCGACAGGACGATGCAGCAGGCATGATTGGCATCAGTGAAAATTTTCTGAGCAAGGTTGAGCGTGGCGGTGAAGCGGTGCAGTGGGGCAAGGTATTCCAGGCTTTAGAGGCGTTGGGTTTGAAGCTGAGCGTCGAGGTGCCAGACTCCGTTGCCCAGCAGACCCTGCTGAATATGGCTAAGTACGACGCTACGAAGCTTACAGCCAAACCTGCGGGGCCTCGCTTTTGA
- a CDS encoding LacI family DNA-binding transcriptional regulator, producing the protein MSDDKQRKRRGAGRVTLSTVAKQAGVSAITVSRYFNQPEQVSPERRERIATVVNALGYVPNLVAGGLASARGKIVGMVIPNISGPIFANTIQGFSDTLSRHGYQLLLASSYFDIQQEESAVRAFLGWSPAALVLTSHFHSEATEKMIAEADVPVVETWDYRPERSPLQIGFSHVEVGVSAARYLYAQGYRRIAFVQNSASGDFSALERRDGYAATMTELGLQPWVFAPQAGLAPFEAGKQAMTELMAAPQPPDAIVFANDNLAAGGLLAGQRAGLRIPQDCAVLGFGDYPFAQMLMPSLSTIKPPALEIGVLAATRVLESLAGGTPQRLNLLDCQLIERESA; encoded by the coding sequence TTGAGTGATGACAAGCAACGCAAGCGGCGCGGCGCCGGCCGAGTAACGCTGAGCACCGTCGCCAAGCAGGCCGGCGTTTCCGCGATCACCGTGTCGCGTTACTTCAACCAGCCCGAGCAGGTTTCGCCAGAGCGTCGCGAGCGCATCGCCACGGTGGTGAATGCGTTGGGCTACGTGCCCAACCTGGTGGCCGGTGGCTTGGCCTCGGCGCGAGGCAAGATCGTCGGTATGGTGATCCCGAACATCTCCGGGCCAATATTCGCCAACACCATCCAGGGCTTCAGCGATACCTTGAGCCGCCACGGCTACCAGTTGTTACTGGCCTCGAGTTACTTCGATATCCAACAGGAAGAAAGCGCGGTGCGCGCGTTTCTCGGCTGGTCGCCGGCCGCGTTGGTATTGACCAGCCACTTCCACAGCGAAGCCACCGAAAAAATGATCGCCGAGGCCGATGTGCCGGTGGTCGAGACCTGGGACTACCGACCTGAACGCAGCCCGCTGCAGATTGGTTTTTCCCACGTGGAAGTCGGCGTGAGCGCCGCACGCTACCTGTATGCCCAGGGTTACCGGCGCATCGCCTTCGTGCAGAACAGCGCGTCGGGCGACTTCAGCGCTTTGGAGCGGCGCGATGGTTATGCCGCGACCATGACCGAGCTTGGCCTGCAACCCTGGGTATTTGCCCCCCAGGCAGGCCTGGCGCCGTTCGAGGCTGGCAAGCAGGCGATGACCGAGCTGATGGCCGCGCCCCAACCACCGGATGCGATCGTCTTCGCCAACGATAACCTTGCAGCCGGGGGGCTGCTGGCAGGCCAGCGCGCAGGCCTGCGCATACCCCAGGACTGCGCCGTGCTGGGGTTTGGCGATTATCCGTTTGCGCAAATGCTGATGCCGAGCCTGAGCACCATCAAACCTCCGGCCTTGGAGATTGGCGTGCTGGCAGCGACGCGGGTGCTGGAAAGCCTGGCCGGCGGCACGCCACAGCGCCTGAACCTGCTCGACTGCCAGCTCATCGAACGCGAAAGCGCATAA
- a CDS encoding TonB-dependent receptor, translating into MSDVFAGEANASDTAQEPVLKSVTVTATRREESLQKVPVAVSVVDGEQLGRENRTSIESIVQQIPTVNFRTGASNKDTSLFIRGVGTISTSPGVEPTVATVVDGVVYGRPGMATLDLLDLERIEVLRGPQGTLFGKNASAGVLNIITKAPTEETHGYVEQSYYQGNESRTRFGIGGALIPGVLKGNITTLIGNYDGNVDNKANGQEVNGYNRKGVRGKLEFTPSEDFKLTLAADYMQSASDAPNGVISSTSSTAFANALAPVNASNHNRNIESDYRTHVDDTNKGLSAQMDWNLGDYTLTSITAWRGWDNTQWQDGDRLATISTAFPGTQDKGDLSYDQYSQELRLASPKGEFLEYVAGLYYMHAKDDETYQRTLITPTATNQGIANYGTTSNSYSAFGETTLNFTSRFRGIAGLRYTHDELEYDHRRVSTSATTVSGIQPSTSSSGSTDEDGWSGRLGVQYDLTDSVTSYLTYSRGYKGPAYNVFFNMQPRDTDALKPETSNTWELGVKATSWNNRVTTNVAVFHSDYDNYQANFYDTVAGQVVTRLINAGSVSTEGVEADFAVQATQNLKFSGALAYTKARIDQFSCPAGAAASCNVNGKTLPFSPDWKTYVRADYDIPLDNGLDIELGTDYNWQSEVQYDISQNPDTKQGAYGIWNASIALADYSNGWRVSLQGKNLLDKSYSPLLASGTGYIYRAVPRDDERYFGIQVRKDF; encoded by the coding sequence ATGAGCGACGTGTTTGCTGGCGAGGCAAACGCCAGCGATACCGCCCAGGAACCGGTGCTCAAATCGGTAACGGTGACCGCCACCCGTCGCGAGGAATCGCTGCAAAAGGTGCCAGTGGCGGTATCAGTGGTGGACGGTGAGCAACTGGGCCGCGAGAACCGCACCAGCATCGAGAGCATCGTCCAACAGATCCCCACGGTGAACTTCCGTACCGGCGCGTCTAACAAGGACACCTCGTTGTTCATCCGCGGCGTGGGCACCATTTCCACCTCCCCGGGCGTGGAGCCTACCGTGGCCACCGTGGTCGACGGCGTGGTGTACGGCCGCCCCGGCATGGCCACCCTCGACCTGCTGGACCTGGAGCGCATCGAAGTGCTGCGTGGCCCGCAGGGCACGCTGTTCGGCAAGAATGCCTCGGCCGGCGTACTGAACATCATCACCAAGGCGCCGACCGAAGAAACCCACGGCTACGTGGAACAATCCTACTACCAGGGTAACGAAAGCCGCACCCGCTTCGGCATTGGCGGCGCACTGATCCCGGGTGTGCTGAAGGGCAACATCACTACCCTGATCGGCAACTACGATGGCAACGTCGACAACAAGGCCAACGGCCAGGAAGTCAACGGCTACAACCGCAAGGGCGTGCGCGGCAAACTGGAGTTCACCCCCAGCGAAGACTTCAAGCTGACCCTGGCAGCCGACTACATGCAGTCGGCCAGCGACGCACCCAACGGCGTGATCAGCAGCACCAGCAGCACGGCGTTCGCCAATGCCCTGGCCCCGGTCAACGCCAGCAACCACAACCGCAACATCGAGAGCGACTACCGCACCCACGTCGACGACACCAACAAGGGCCTGTCGGCGCAGATGGACTGGAACCTGGGCGACTACACCCTGACGTCGATCACCGCCTGGCGCGGCTGGGACAACACCCAGTGGCAGGACGGCGACCGCCTGGCGACCATCAGCACGGCGTTCCCCGGTACCCAGGACAAGGGCGACCTGAGCTACGACCAATACTCGCAAGAGCTGCGCCTGGCTTCGCCAAAAGGCGAGTTCCTGGAGTACGTGGCCGGCCTGTACTACATGCACGCCAAGGACGACGAAACCTACCAGCGCACCCTGATCACGCCGACGGCAACCAACCAGGGCATCGCCAACTACGGCACCACCAGCAACAGTTACTCGGCATTCGGCGAAACCACGCTCAACTTTACGTCCAGGTTCCGTGGCATCGCCGGCTTGCGCTATACCCATGACGAACTGGAATACGACCACCGCCGGGTAAGCACCTCTGCCACCACCGTCAGTGGTATCCAGCCGAGCACCAGCAGCTCGGGCAGTACCGACGAAGACGGCTGGTCCGGCCGCCTGGGCGTGCAGTACGACCTGACCGACTCGGTCACCAGCTACCTGACCTACTCGCGTGGCTACAAGGGCCCGGCCTACAACGTGTTCTTCAACATGCAGCCGCGTGACACCGACGCACTCAAGCCGGAAACGTCCAACACCTGGGAACTGGGCGTTAAAGCCACCAGCTGGAATAACCGTGTGACCACCAACGTGGCGGTGTTCCACAGCGATTACGACAACTACCAGGCCAACTTCTACGACACCGTGGCGGGGCAAGTCGTGACCCGCCTGATCAACGCCGGCAGCGTGAGCACCGAAGGCGTGGAAGCCGACTTCGCCGTGCAGGCCACGCAAAACCTGAAATTCTCCGGTGCCCTGGCCTACACCAAGGCGCGCATTGACCAGTTCAGTTGCCCAGCAGGTGCCGCCGCCTCGTGCAACGTCAACGGCAAGACCCTGCCGTTCAGCCCGGACTGGAAAACCTACGTGCGCGCCGACTACGACATCCCGCTGGACAACGGCCTGGATATCGAACTGGGCACCGATTACAACTGGCAAAGCGAAGTGCAGTACGACATCAGCCAGAACCCGGACACCAAACAGGGCGCCTATGGCATCTGGAACGCCAGCATCGCCCTGGCCGACTACAGCAATGGCTGGCGCGTGTCGCTGCAGGGCAAGAACCTGCTCGACAAGTCCTACTCGCCGCTGCTGGCCTCGGGCACAGGCTACATCTACCGCGCGGTCCCGCGTGACGATGAACGTTACTTCGGCATTCAAGTACGCAAGGATTTCTAA
- the tauD gene encoding taurine dioxygenase has protein sequence MSLKITQLNPAIGAQISGVDLSRDLLPGQREAIAQALLDHHVLFFREQPVTPQQQARFAAQFGDLHIHPIYPNVPEQPEILVLDTAVTDVRDNAIWHTDVTFLPTPAMGAVLSAKLLPAYGGDTLWASGIAAYEALSPPLKTLLQGLTATHDFTKSFPLERFGSTAQDLARWEEARRKNPPLSHPVVRTHPVSGRKSLFVSDGFTTKINELEPAESQALLTFLFAHATRPEFFIRWRWQENDVAFWDNRSTQHYAVDDYRPARRVMQRATILGDAPF, from the coding sequence ATGAGCTTGAAGATTACCCAGCTGAACCCGGCCATCGGTGCACAAATCAGCGGCGTGGACCTTTCCCGCGACTTGCTGCCAGGCCAGCGCGAGGCCATCGCCCAGGCACTGCTGGACCACCACGTGCTGTTTTTTCGCGAACAGCCAGTGACGCCGCAACAACAGGCGCGCTTTGCCGCGCAATTCGGCGACCTGCACATCCACCCCATCTACCCCAACGTGCCGGAGCAGCCGGAAATCCTGGTGCTGGACACCGCCGTCACCGACGTGCGCGACAACGCCATCTGGCACACCGACGTGACCTTTTTGCCCACCCCGGCCATGGGCGCCGTGCTCAGCGCCAAGCTGCTGCCGGCTTATGGCGGCGATACCCTATGGGCTAGCGGCATCGCCGCCTATGAGGCGCTGTCGCCCCCTTTGAAAACCCTGCTGCAAGGCCTGACCGCCACCCACGACTTCACCAAGAGCTTCCCGTTGGAGCGCTTCGGCAGCACAGCTCAAGACCTGGCTCGCTGGGAAGAAGCCCGGCGCAAAAACCCGCCACTGAGCCACCCAGTGGTGCGCACCCACCCGGTCAGCGGGCGCAAGTCGTTGTTCGTCAGCGATGGCTTCACCACCAAGATCAACGAACTGGAACCGGCCGAAAGCCAGGCCCTGCTCACCTTCCTCTTCGCCCATGCCACCCGCCCGGAGTTTTTCATCCGCTGGCGCTGGCAAGAAAACGACGTGGCGTTCTGGGACAACCGCAGCACCCAGCATTACGCCGTGGATGACTACCGCCCGGCACGACGGGTGATGCAGCGGGCGACCATCCTGGGGGATGCGCCGTTTTGA